A stretch of Prunus dulcis chromosome 6, ALMONDv2, whole genome shotgun sequence DNA encodes these proteins:
- the LOC117632758 gene encoding ribonuclease III domain-containing protein RNC1, chloroplastic isoform X1 encodes MDHSSSFIQVSNPSTYNNYSFSSSFSQFPTQIRLKTPKFSFPNSRNFHVLAVAVDPQQELPKNSPQRLLKELSERKRATSPKKKVPPKRFILRPPLDDKRLAQRFLNSPQLSLKSFPLLSSCLPSSRLNNADKAWIEEYMLEAKQALGYPLEPSDRFGDDNPAKQFDTLLYMAFQHPSCERTNARHVRSAHSRLWFLGQYVLELGLAEFFLQRYPREAPGPMRERVFGLIGKRNLPRWIKAASLQNLVFPFDDMDKLQRKDREPPVKSVFWALFGAIYLCFGMPEVYRVLFEVFGMDPEAEDCQPKLRRQLEDVDYVSVEFEGKKLSWQDVAGYKPPEDALFAHPRLFRACVPPGMHRFRGNIWDYESRPQVMRALGYPLAMTDRIPDITAARNIELGLGLQLSFLHPSKHKFEHPRFCYERLEYVGQKIQDLVMAERLLMKHLDAPGKWLAERHRRVLMNKFCGRYLREKRLHQFIIYSDQVQDAYEHNRRLRNPATTAVQQAIHGLSYTIYGKPDVRRLMFEVFDFEQTQPKAVTV; translated from the exons ATGGACcattcttcttccttcataCAAGTCTCAAACCCCTCCACTTACAACAACTACTCTTTCTCATCCTCATTTTCACAATTCCCAACTCAAATTCGACTTAAAACCCCCAAATTCTCATTCCCAAACTCGCGAAATTTCCATGTTCTTGCTGTTGCCGTAGACCCACAACAAGAGCTTCCCAAAAACAGCCCCCAAAGGCTCCTCAAAGAGCTCTCAGAGCGCAAACGAGCCACTTCTCCGAAGAAGAAGGTACCTCCGAAGAGGTTCATACTCAGGCCACCGTTGGATGACAAGAGACTAGCACAGAGGTTTCTCAATAGCCCACAATTATCGCTAAAGTCCTTTCCTTTACTCAGTTCTTGCTTGCCCTCTTCGCGGCTTAACAATGCCGATAAGGCTTGGATAGAAGAGTACATGCTTGAGGCCAAGCAAGCCCTTGGGTACCCACTTGAGCCTTCTGATAGGTTCGGGGACGATAACCCAGCAAAGCAATTTGATACTTTGTTGTACATGGCTTTTCAGCATCCCTCGTGTGAGAGGACCAATGCGCGGCATGTGCGGTCTGCGCATTCGAGGCTGTGGTTTTTGGGGCAATATGTGCTTGAATTGGGTTTGGCTGAGTTTTTTCTGCAGAGGTATCCGAGGGAGGCTCCTGGTccaatgagagagagagtgtttgGGTTGATTGGGAAGAGGAACTTGCCCAGGTGGATTAAAGCAGCTAGCTTGCAGAACCTGGTATTTCCTTTTGATGATATGGATAAGTTGCAGAGGAAGGACCGAGAGCCGCCTGTGAA GTCTGTATTCTGGGCGTTGTTTGGAGCTATATATTTGTGTTTTGGGATGCCCGAAGTATATCGTGTTCTTTTTGAAGTATTTGGAATGGACCCAGAAGCTGAGGATTGCCAGCCAAAATTACGGAGACAACTTGAAGATGTTGATTATGTTTCCGttgaatttgaaggcaaaaaaCTCAGCTGGCAAGATGTTGCAGGATACAAG CCCCCAGAAGATGCTCTTTTTGCACATCCAAGGCTCTTCAGGGCTTGTGTTCCACCAGGTATGCATCGGTTCAGAGGAAATATATGGGATTATGAGAGCAGACCTCAAGTCATGCGGGCATTGGGATATCCCTTAGCAATGACTGATAGAATTCCAGACATTACTGCAGCAAGGAACATTGAACTTGGACTTGGGCTACAG CTTTCTTTCTTGCATCCATCGAAGCATAAATTTGAGCATCCTCGATTTTGTTACGAGCGGTTAGAATATGTTGGCCAAAAGATCCAG GACCTTGTGATGGCTGAAAGGTTGCTGATGAAACATTTAGATGCTCCTGGAAAGTGGTTAGCGGAGAGACATCGCCGTGTTCTTATGAACAAATTCTGTGGGAGGTATTTGAGGGAGAAGCGTCTCCATCAGTTTATCATCTATTCTGACCAGGTTCAGGATGCTTATGAGCACAACCGAAGATTAAGGAATCCAGCCACAACTGCTGTTCAACAAGCCATTCATGGCCTCTCATACACCATATATGGGAAACCAGATGTAAGGCGCCTCATGTTTGAAGTTTTCGATTTTGAGCAAACCCAACCTAAAGCTGTCACTGTGTGA
- the LOC117632758 gene encoding ribonuclease III domain-containing protein RNC1, chloroplastic isoform X2, whose translation MDHSSSFIQVSNPSTYNNYSFSSSFSQFPTQIRLKTPKFSFPNSRNFHVLAVAVDPQQELPKNSPQRLLKELSERKRATSPKKKVPPKRFILRPPLDDKRLAQRFLNSPQLSLKSFPLLSSCLPSSRLNNADKAWIEEYMLEAKQALGYPLEPSDRFGDDNPAKQFDTLLYMAFQHPSCERTNARHVRSAHSRLWFLGQYVLELGLAEFFLQRYPREAPGPMRERVFGLIGKRNLPRWIKAASLQNLVFPFDDMDKLQRKDREPPVKSVFWALFGAIYLCFGMPEVYRVLFEVFGMDPEAEDCQPKLRRQLEDVDYVSVEFEGKKLSWQDVAGYKLSFLHPSKHKFEHPRFCYERLEYVGQKIQDLVMAERLLMKHLDAPGKWLAERHRRVLMNKFCGRYLREKRLHQFIIYSDQVQDAYEHNRRLRNPATTAVQQAIHGLSYTIYGKPDVRRLMFEVFDFEQTQPKAVTV comes from the exons ATGGACcattcttcttccttcataCAAGTCTCAAACCCCTCCACTTACAACAACTACTCTTTCTCATCCTCATTTTCACAATTCCCAACTCAAATTCGACTTAAAACCCCCAAATTCTCATTCCCAAACTCGCGAAATTTCCATGTTCTTGCTGTTGCCGTAGACCCACAACAAGAGCTTCCCAAAAACAGCCCCCAAAGGCTCCTCAAAGAGCTCTCAGAGCGCAAACGAGCCACTTCTCCGAAGAAGAAGGTACCTCCGAAGAGGTTCATACTCAGGCCACCGTTGGATGACAAGAGACTAGCACAGAGGTTTCTCAATAGCCCACAATTATCGCTAAAGTCCTTTCCTTTACTCAGTTCTTGCTTGCCCTCTTCGCGGCTTAACAATGCCGATAAGGCTTGGATAGAAGAGTACATGCTTGAGGCCAAGCAAGCCCTTGGGTACCCACTTGAGCCTTCTGATAGGTTCGGGGACGATAACCCAGCAAAGCAATTTGATACTTTGTTGTACATGGCTTTTCAGCATCCCTCGTGTGAGAGGACCAATGCGCGGCATGTGCGGTCTGCGCATTCGAGGCTGTGGTTTTTGGGGCAATATGTGCTTGAATTGGGTTTGGCTGAGTTTTTTCTGCAGAGGTATCCGAGGGAGGCTCCTGGTccaatgagagagagagtgtttgGGTTGATTGGGAAGAGGAACTTGCCCAGGTGGATTAAAGCAGCTAGCTTGCAGAACCTGGTATTTCCTTTTGATGATATGGATAAGTTGCAGAGGAAGGACCGAGAGCCGCCTGTGAA GTCTGTATTCTGGGCGTTGTTTGGAGCTATATATTTGTGTTTTGGGATGCCCGAAGTATATCGTGTTCTTTTTGAAGTATTTGGAATGGACCCAGAAGCTGAGGATTGCCAGCCAAAATTACGGAGACAACTTGAAGATGTTGATTATGTTTCCGttgaatttgaaggcaaaaaaCTCAGCTGGCAAGATGTTGCAGGATACAAG CTTTCTTTCTTGCATCCATCGAAGCATAAATTTGAGCATCCTCGATTTTGTTACGAGCGGTTAGAATATGTTGGCCAAAAGATCCAG GACCTTGTGATGGCTGAAAGGTTGCTGATGAAACATTTAGATGCTCCTGGAAAGTGGTTAGCGGAGAGACATCGCCGTGTTCTTATGAACAAATTCTGTGGGAGGTATTTGAGGGAGAAGCGTCTCCATCAGTTTATCATCTATTCTGACCAGGTTCAGGATGCTTATGAGCACAACCGAAGATTAAGGAATCCAGCCACAACTGCTGTTCAACAAGCCATTCATGGCCTCTCATACACCATATATGGGAAACCAGATGTAAGGCGCCTCATGTTTGAAGTTTTCGATTTTGAGCAAACCCAACCTAAAGCTGTCACTGTGTGA
- the LOC117633008 gene encoding casein kinase II subunit alpha-2 translates to MLQHMIYAHNPAIPLRFLLVCTLVALRAPVAHPPIVRTPSPCPPHETESPPTAKATHQISASDNLGGAAMSKARVYADVNVIRPKEYWDYESLTVQWGDQDDYEVVRKVGRGKYSEVFEGINVNTNERCIIKILKPVKKKKIKREIKILQNLCGGPNVVKLLDIVRDQHSKTPSLIFEFVNSTDFKVLYPTLTDYDIRYYIYELLKALDYCHSQGIMHRDVKPHNVMIDHELRKLRLIDWGLAEFYHPGKEYNVRVASRYFKGPELLVDLQDYDYSLDMWSLGCMFAGMIFRKEPFFYGHDNHDQLVKIAKVLGTDELNAYLNKYHLELDPQLDALVGRHSRKPWSKFINADNQHLVSPEAIDFLDKLLRYDHQDRLTAKEAMGHPYFSQVRAAESSRMRT, encoded by the exons ATGCTACAGCACATGATATATGCGCACAATCCAGCAATACCTCTTCGCTTCCTGCTAGTGTGCACCCTTGTTGCCTTGCGTGCGCCTGTCGCGCACCCTCCTATCGTGCGCACCCCCTCCCCCTGCCCTCCTCACGAGACAGAGTCTCCCCCTACCGCCAAAGCCACTCATCAGATCTCGGCTTCTGATAATCTCGGAGGAGCAGCCATGTCCAAAGCTCGTGTCTACGCTGACGTCAATGTCATCCGCCCTAAAGAGTACTGGGACTACGAGTCCCTCACCGTTCAATGGGG tGATCAAGATGATTATGAAGTTGTACGGAAAGTAGGAAGGGGAAAATACAGCGAGGTCTTCGAAGGCATAAATGTCAATACGAATGAGCGCTGCATAATCAAGATCCTCAAGCCtgttaagaagaagaag ATTAAGAGAGAGATTAAAATTCTCCAGAACCTTTGTGGGGGACCGAATGTCGTCAAGCTTCTTGACATTGTCCGAGATCAGCACTCAAAAACTCCAAGCTTGATATTTGAGTTTGTGAACAGTACTGATTTCAAAGTTTTGTACCCCACACTGACTGATTATGACATACGCTACTACATATATGAGCTTCTCAAG GCATTAGATTACTGCCATTCACAAGGAATAATGCATAGAGATGTCAAGCCTCACAATGTTATGATAGACCATGAATTGCGAAAACTTCGCTTGATAGACTGGGGACTTGCTGAATTTTACCACCCTGGAAAGGAATATAATGTCCGGGTAGCTTCAAG ATACTTTAAAGGTCCTGAACTTCTAGTCGATTTGCAAGATTACGACTATTCTCTGGACATGTGGAGCCTGGGTTGTATGTTTGCTGGAATG ATATTTCGCAAGGAACCTTTCTTTTATGGCCATGACAACCATGACCAGCTGGTCAAAATTGCCAAG GTACTTGGGACTGATGAGTTGAATGCATATCTGAACAAGTACCATTTAGAGCTTGATCCTCAACTTGATGCACTTGTGGGGAG GCACAGCAGGAAGCCCTGGTCGAAGTTTATTAATGCAGATAATCAGCATCTAGTTTCTCCAGAG GCCATCGATTTTCTGGATAAACTTCTTCGGTATGATCATCAAGACAGGCTAACTGCAAAAGAGGCAATG GGCCATCCATATTTCTCCCAAGTGAGGGCAGCAGAAAGCAGCAGGATGCGGACGTAA
- the LOC117633009 gene encoding uncharacterized protein At2g23090 — protein sequence MGGGNGQKAKMAREKNLEKQKAAGKGSQLKTNEKAMSIQCKVCMQAFMCTTSEVKCREHAEAKHPKSDVYACFPHLKK from the exons ATGGGAGGAGGCAACGGTCAAAAGGCCAAGATGGCACGTGAGAAGAACTTGGAGAAGCAGAAAGCCGCCGGCAAGG GAAGCCAGCTTAAAACAAACGAGAAAGCCATGTCCATCCAG TGCAAGGTGTGTATGCAAGCATTTATGTGCACCACATCAGAGGTGAAGTGCAGGGAACATGCTGAAGCAAAGCATCCCAAGTCTGATGTGTACGCTTGTTTCCCTCATCTCAAGAAATGA
- the LOC117630457 gene encoding uncharacterized protein LOC117630457 — MPQAFIPESAWFQVMLYVATESSEDLFRMASVCPLFQTLANSPQVWNTISMAKYPYHPIWYRARPTVQHFLEQCRACDNPESIFREAFDIFFKHGKVEALYGMRNAATAGHMEAAYVVGLLGMSGIGQSKEDALQFLCSLNQRNNIDMKGTRDALTRRLNTACVATHIVDMFDYGKIKFNRCSACNNNEWYFVIQGWPSEDKINPAFWTCCNRCKWHRESIFWSKLMREYVVRGNQVFLH; from the coding sequence ATGCCCCAAGCCTTCATCCCGGAGTCCGCTTGGTTTCAAGTGATGTTATACGTGGCAACCGAATCATCGGAAGATCTCTTCCGTATGGCATCTGTGTGCCCATTGTTCCAAACTTTGGCAAACAGTCCACAAGTGTGGAACACCATTTCAATGGCAAAGTACCCATACCATCCTATCTGGTACCGTGCCAGACCTACGGTCCAGCATTTCTTGGAACAATGCAGGGCTTGCGATAACCCTGAGTCCATATTTAGAGAAGCATTCGATATTTTTTTCAAGCACGGTAAGGTGGAAGCGTTGTATGGGATGCGCAATGCAGCCACGGCAGGCCATATGGAAGCGGCTTATGTAGTTGGACTACTTGGTATGTCCGGAATTGGTCAGTCAAAAGAGGATGCATTACAATTCTTGTGTTCTTTGAATCAGCGTAACAACATTGATATGAAAGGAACCAGGGATGCTTTGACACGAAGATTAAACACAGCATGTGTTGCAACACATATCGTAGATATGTTTGACTATGGGAAGATTAAGTTTAATCGCTGCAGCGCTTGTAACAACAATGAATggtattttgttattcaaggCTGGCCTAGTGAAGACAAGATAAATCCTGCCTTCTGGACTTGTTGCAATCGATGCAAATGGCACCGCGAGAGTATTTTTTGGTCCAAACTGATGCGTGAGTATGTTGTGCGAGGGAATCAAGTTTTTTTGCATTAG